One Salvia splendens isolate huo1 chromosome 1, SspV2, whole genome shotgun sequence genomic window, GCCGCGgctagaaaaaaatatattccgTACTGCtacttagggatgtcaatcgggccaacccgttcgggttgttgGGCTATTCGGCTTATgcttttttcgggttataaaagttcgatcCTAatcctaacccttcgggtttcgggctaacccaccgggttattcgggccaatgcgtatttttaattcttttaatatttttaaaaaaataatacgtactttaaattttctttaattatatacatatttttaattaatcattgaacaatgaaatacatatttttaattttcattaatatttttaaaaaagattaagttatttaaatttaaataacttattcattacataattatttacaaaatatctatcaatagtatgtttatgtttatgtttatgtatttaaaacataaatcaacactttgtttcaaaattcaaacataaatcaattcgtagaaaattgaataaaattttcataacgtgagaggtgcatcgtagatgtaacaaaaatattttaaattgttaaatagtgaattatcaagatgctagctaattggagtaactctaagttttcttgaattatgattggtcaaatttaatttattccagctgtaaataagtcaaataataatttatctttgttttaagaatcatcaaagtacgcataattcaatgacgaagcggcgtcaaaacactttgcactattatattggaaatatactaaaagaaagcttttatatacgagtatttatgaatccatgaaccacatagtgatttttttcgtgatcttatatagtcggttgacgtatttggattttgcatggttttagagggttgccttagatgattttgattatatttctatattttggtatgtttacatgtttgttgagaaatgatagaaaatggattagaaaatgtacacaaaatatgtggatatGCAGCaaccttgtttgagtcaatgtttctcgcgattttgaagtctgacaAACCTCtaatgcatatcattctcttcgtcttcgaaagagcttcgcgtggatatattgcacgcctcaatcggagctttgtagataaagttatgaccgttacaaaaactgctcgctgtgcagaagccttcaatcCGACCGGCCGACCCGTAACCCAAACGGGttagcccgcctaacccgacaacccgaacgggtcagcccgaatggcccgattttaaattcgggctgcgaaattacaaccttaaccctgtatttttatcgggttattcgggccggctCGCAGGTtccgggttacattgacatccctactgcTACTGCACTAGTAAAAATATACATTTCGGGCTATTTCATCGAGTTCgagcaaaaaaaagaaaaaatatttaaaaaaatgttttgtagttaaaattattctttataaaataattctaagttttagatattttttccTACTTAGttttagaattaaataaaatctttAAATTTTCATGATTTTCAATAGGGCAATTTGCATATAAAttcatgaatttttaaaatagttGGTTTTTCCGTGAACTTAAATGTTGCACGAAAAATCATTAATATTACCAGACTGTGTAAATTTCCATCCGACCCGACTCGATAGATTTCCGACACAAACTGATCCTGCGTGGCGCGCAGGAAATGTGACTTGGCAAAACTCCACTAATTCTGATAGTTTACCTTCTATCCTTGCAATCTATGACCCTGGGCTTATCACAAATATACAAGTAGCACAAATGAAAACATACGAATCGAATTCAATATACAAATCGACATAAACATACAAATCGAATTTAACATAAAAGTAACattaattccacaatttgaattgaACCATAAATTTGTCATTTGTCAAGTCACGCCTACGGCGCGCCACCAGTTGCGGATCCAGGATTTTTCGTTTGAGGGTACGATAAATAATTTTAACGATTCGAAGCTTCAAAATCTGacgaatttaatattttatttaattttttcttgcacaaaatcaataattgtaattttaataaaacaaatattatgtaGATGTGCATTAAAAGAAAATCGGAAAGATAAaaactaattatatattatgatgaaaCATGCATTACACGAGaatgtgtgtgaattgtgttgGTTTTTAATCCAatagaatatttttaaaaatactaatccaatagaatatttttaaacatactaaaaagataaataaagtataaaaatacATATTATTGAAATacagaaatatatatatatatatatatatatatatatataggggagcgttattctccttttcacatcttagatcatttttccttcttaatattacgcgttagatctaaggcatcaacggatcagattgattctataaaactggttccgtgttgcattatagaaggtggttgtatgcattacagggttattattgacatttaacggaaaagtaactgccacattttggtatctgcgaataatgcaccacatggtcacgagtaatgcatataattgactatataatgcacaatatgtgaactgcaatgcatacgaataagatgtaccatgttatgatgtttggacacacgtttcttgtttcccctaagggtttaataagcttaggggctagggtatagtacgtagacacgtatgtaatcttcacatggtaacgagtaatggatataattgactatataatgcacaatttgtgaactgcaatgcatacgaacaaaaTGTGCTGTgctatgatgtttgacacacgtttcttgtttcccctaaggctttaataagcttaggggctagggtatagtacgtacgcattaataacaaattataaaacgatacgaataatttaCCAAATAGTCACGAGTAATgaatgttattaactatataatgcacaatatgtaaactgcaatgcatacgaataagatgtatcatgttatgatgtttgacacacgtttcttgtttcccctaagggtttaataagcttatgggctagggtatagtacgtagacattactaaatgcacgtatgtaatcttcaatccgttgattaacccatatacacaatacctctaataatgcataatatactgagataatgacaattaacagctacataatgcactacctaaaccaaataatgcacatacgtatattccaataacaacaatttgttagtaatgtctacgtactataccctagcccctaagcttattaaacacttaggggaaacaagaaacgtgtgtcaaacatcataacatggtacatcttattcgtatgcattgcagttcacatattgtgcattatatagttaataacatccattactcgtgacaatttggtgaattattcgtatcgttttataatttgttattaatgcgtacgtactataccctagcccctaagcttattaaacccttaggggaaacaagaaacatgtgtcaaacatcataacacatcacatcttgttcgtatgcattgcagttcacaaattgtgcattatatagtcaattatatccattactcgttaccatgtgaagattacatacatgtctacgtactataccctagcccctaagcttattaaacccttaggggaaacaagaaacgtgtgtccaaacatcataacatggtacatcttattcgtatgcattgcagttcacatattgtgcattatatagtcaattatatgcattactcgtgaccatgtggtgcattattcgcagataccaaaatgtggcagttacttttccgttaaatgtcaataataaccctgtaatgcatacaaccaccttctataatgcaacacggaaccagttttatagaatcaatctgatccgttgatgccttagatctaacgcgtaatattaagaaggaaaaatgatctaagatgtgaaaaggagaataacgctcccctatatatatatatatatatagagtagtgatcaatgtataactaatcttaagtgtataactagagaacaaatctcagccacacatcttaatggaacaaatattatttattttaattatagaaaatatgatgagggtaattttggaaattgctttcttaatttaaatatgCGATCAAACATGCAAATCTGCGATCAAATTACTCCATAATCTGCGATCTTTTCTTTCCTTCCAAACTTGCGATCcgatttttttccaaatttcgTTCCAAatcttattacttcattcaaatcgCGATTGAATTCAATTCGACGCGATTCAATTCGTTATTCAATCCGTTCATCGCGATTCAAATCAATCATCGTGATTCAAATCAATGGATTCAATTATGAGGTCGGACGAAGATTATTTCGATTCCGATTCATCAGCTTCGGGCGAGGAAGCTGAGACTTCTAAAGGTAATCATTATTCGTTCAATTCTATAAcaattacttcactcttgttcaattCTATAACAATTCctactatttattaatatacaatattttcgtgtattgtgattatgaaaaccgtagtttttgtgattagatttatagttgtttcattgatgttaagtgattatgaaaatcgtatggtctttgtattatgtttacatggttagatttacagttgttttgcaaataagagtgaagtgaaatcagaataagagtgatgtgttttgtgaacaagagtgatgtgttttgtgaacaagagtgatgtgttttgttaacatgagtgatgtgttttgtgaacaagagtgatgtgttttgtgaacaagagtgatgtgttttgttaacatgagtgatgtgttttgtgaacaagagtgatgccctcagaataagagtgatgtgtttacatcactcttattctgattttacttcactcttgttcacaaaacacttcactcttgttcagaaaacacttcactcttgttcacaaaacacatcactcttattctgattttacttcactcttgttcacaaaacacatcactcttattctgattttacttcactcttgttcagaaaacacttcactcttgttcacaaaacacatcactcttattctgattttacttcactcttgttcacaaaccacttcactcttattctcattttacttcactcttgttcacaaaacacttcactcttgttcacaaaacacttcactcttgtcaGTAACATCAAAGCATTATGAAGAATATGGGAAAACCAATAACatagatgtggaaaaaatgattgtaaacttCAAGCGTTCATGAACTATTGTAGAAAACTTCATCAGTGAATTAACAAGTacttattttacattaatatcttgtttactatttagttcactgttgtgttttgtaaaccacTAAATGATGTGTTTCGtgaagaagagtgaagtaaaatcagaataagagtgaagtgttttctgaacaagagtgaagtaaaatcagaataagagtgatgtgttttgcaaataagagtgaagtaaaatcagaataagagtgatgtgttttgtgaacaagagtgaagtgttttgtgaacaagagtgaagtgttttgtgaacaagagtgaagtaaaatgagaataagagtgatttgttttgtaaacaagagtaaagtaaaatcagaataagagtgatgtgtattgtgaacaagagtgaagtctttttctgaacaagagtgcaGTAATCTCATTATTAGAGTGCTGTGTTTTTTACAGTGGTTTGCGTACCAAAATGCCCAGATGAATTGAAACCAAAAATTGGACAAAGTTTCATGACCCTTGATCGTGCATTGGACTTCTACAATAATTATGCTCGATATGTTGGATTTGACACCCGTAAAAAGGgatcgaaaaaggaaaaagatgtcaCTACTTGGATTTACGTGGTGTGTAGCCGAGAAGGTACAAAGCAAAGAAACAGTAAACAATCTGAGGTGAAACGAAAGCGTTCTTCTATTAAGTGCTATtgtaatgctaaagtgtcttggAAGTATATTATGGGTGTTGGTTATGTTATACAAAGTTTCGTTGAAGACCATAATCATGAGATGGTTGAGGAACGCCATAAGCGTTTTATGAATTTGAACCGTAATTTGGATTTAGTCCATCAGAAATTCATCCTCGATTGTGCTAATGCAAATATTGGTCCAACTTTAAGTTTTAGCTTACTTAAAGAAGTGCTTGGTGGATTAGATTATGTAGGGTGTACTGTTTTAGAAGTGCGCAACTATAGACGTGACCTTAGAGCTTATGTAGAAGGAGCTGATGCACAAATGTTATTGAATGAGTTGCGAAGGAAGAAGGAGTTGTGTAGTGCATTTACATATGAGTATGAGGTCAACTCAAAGGATAGGATGACACGATTGTTTTGGTGTGATCCTACTGCCAGAAGAAACTACCATTTGTATGGAGATATTGTTTCGTTTGATACGACATACTCCACAAACAGGTATGTGCACACTAATTACTCTTTTGTTAAATTGTTTTCTGAAATCATaacatgagtgatgtgtttctgaaaaagagtgaagtgttttgtgaacaagagtgaagtgttttcttaacaagagtaatgtgttttgtgaaaaagagtgatgtatttttctgcatgcttatattgatgtgttttctgaaatcataacaagagtgaagtgttttgtgaaaaagagtgaagtattgtctgaacaagagtgacgtgttttgtgaaaaagagtgatgtatttttctgcatgcttatattgatgtgttttctgaaatcataacaagagtgaagtgttttgtgaaaaagagtgaagtattgactgaacaagagtgacgtattttgtgaaaaagagtgatgtgttttctgcatgcttatagtgaattgtttttcatttcagATACTGTATGATATTTGCTCCTTTTACGGGCAAGGATAATCATGGTCGCCCTGTGACATTTGCTGCTGGCCTTTTGTCCAAGGAAAATGCCAACTCCTTTTCATGGTTATTTAACCAATTTGTAAAGTGTATGGGTGTGGCTCCCAAACTCATTGTAACCGACCAAGACTTAGGAATGAAAGTTGCTGTTGAGGAGGTCCTTGTCAATACAAGACACCGGTGGTGTATGTGGCACGTTATGAATAAAGTTGCTGACAAATTGCCAAAGAACATGCTTGGTAGTGAACAATTAAAGAAGGAACTGAATGCATGTGTATGGTCAGAGTTGATAGAACCTGATGCATTTGAGGAAACTTGGCATGCTATAATGGAAAGATATGGGCTGACCAATAATGTCTGGTTTTCATCAATGTTTGCATCCAGAAAATTTTGGGTTCCAGCCTTTTTTCCGTGATTTTTCGATGAGTTCGTTGATAAAGACAACTTCTATATCTGAATCACAGAATAACTTCTTCAAAGGTACTCAAAGTCTCGGGCTAACCTTATGCAATTTTATATGAACTATAATCATGCTCTGGAGACTCAAAGAAGTAATAGTGCAAAGCTTGAATACTATGATTCAACAAAAGTACCTATTTTGCGAACAGGATTGGAAATCGAGAAACATGCATCGACGATATATAGTGGTAGTGCTTATACTGAAATTCAAGAAGAGATAGTATATGCATGTTTCTCTTTGTCTTGTGCAACTCTAGGAGTGTCTACCAATACAGATATTGAAGTATATGACATAAAGGACAAGGATTCAAACTCATGGACAGTGACTTACTCCATTGGTGATGACACCTATTTGTGTGGATGCAAAAAATTTGAAAGACTTGGTCTATTGTGCAgccatatattttgtgtgttgaaacATAATTTTGTTAAGTTGATACCCGAGAAGTTGCATGGAGGAAGATGGTTGAAGTCACAGTTTGTGAAGCCAATACATGGAGGTttttgtgatgatcaagaaatacACCTTGCTGTGGACAAGAAGAAGATTGCATTTAAAAACTTGTACGGATTATTCATTGAAACAGCACAAAGCATTGAAGGGAACATTGATCAAATCAATGCATTCGCTGCAATTATTGAAGAAGGTAGGAAGCAGCTTCTTGGCGAAGATGTTGTTCTGTCTTCCACACAGAAGAGAGCAATGATTGAGAACTTTTATGGCTCACATGTCCCGAACAATATTGAAGTTCATCATCCTGAGGTTGTTAGTACAAAGGGAAGTGGAAGTATGAAGAAATCGAAGAGGGAGTCAGCAATAAAGTTAGCAATGAAACCAGGCCGAAAGTGTGGAAACTGTCATGAGATTGGACACCATGATTCTAGGAACTGCAAAAAGGTTAATGAGAAGTCAAATCAGAGGCAATGAGGATTTGTATAGAAATAGTTCACATTGTAGTATTTTTAGAGTACTAATGATTCATTTTATTACACTTTTGAGTGAATTTTATCTCAATGCGAATTTTTAGAGTACTAATGCTCAAGTGCCAGTAAGttcatcactcttgttcacagaacgcatcactcttactgtcattttacttcactcttgttcacaaaacacatcactcttactttgattttacttcactcttgttcacaaaacacatcactcttactctgatttt contains:
- the LOC121797712 gene encoding protein FAR1-RELATED SEQUENCE 5-like, encoding MDSIMRSDEDYFDSDSSASGEEAETSKVVCVPKCPDELKPKIGQSFMTLDRALDFYNNYARYVGFDTRKKGSKKEKDVTTWIYVVCSREGTKQRNSKQSEVKRKRSSIKCYCNAKVSWKYIMGVGYVIQSFVEDHNHEMVEERHKRFMNLNRNLDLVHQKFILDCANANIGPTLSFSLLKEVLGGLDYVGCTVLEVRNYRRDLRAYVEGADAQMLLNELRRKKELCSAFTYEYEVNSKDRMTRLFWCDPTARRNYHLYGDIVSFDTTYSTNRYCMIFAPFTGKDNHGRPVTFAAGLLSKENANSFSWLFNQFVKCMGVAPKLIVTDQDLGMKVAVEEVLVNTRHRWCMWHVMNKVADKLPKNMLGSEQLKKELNACVWSELIEPDAFEETWHAIMERYGLTNNVWYSKSRANLMQFYMNYNHALETQRSNSAKLEYYDSTKVPILRTGLEIEKHASTIYSGSAYTEIQEEIVYACFSLSCATLGVSTNTDIEVYDIKDKDSNSWTVTYSIGDDTYLCGCKKFERLGLLCSHIFCVLKHNFVKLIPEKLHGGRWLKSQFVKPIHGGFCDDQEIHLAVDKKKIAFKNLYGLFIETAQSIEGNIDQINAFAAIIEEGRKQLLGEDVVLSSTQKRAMIENFYGSHVPNNIEVHHPEVVSTKGSGSMKKSKRESAIKLAMKPGRKCGNCHEIGHHDSRNCKKVNEKSNQRQ